Proteins co-encoded in one Candidatus Kapaibacterium sp. genomic window:
- a CDS encoding 2-oxoacid:ferredoxin oxidoreductase subunit beta translates to MTEVLRTALSAKDYASDQEVRWCPGCGDYAILKQVQTVLAELEVPRENVVFISGIGCSSRFPYYMGTYGLHGIHGRAPAIAYGLKITRPELHVWIVTGDGDGLSIGGNHLIHMLRRNMDVTILLFNNEVYGLTKGQISPTSRPGQRTPSTPWGSFEHPFNPVALAFGAGATFVARTMDRDLAHMRSVLKRAAQHRGAAFVEIYQNCPVFNDGAFFAYTEKESKPENALFVEHGQPLVFGQNRDKGFVLEGMTPRLVDFSDGLPENVWIHDETDRTKAALLVQLLGTPDNELPRPFGVLYADPSRPTYEELLAERRQRLAQRHPADLEALLRGKNWWGLSS, encoded by the coding sequence ATGACTGAAGTGCTCCGAACAGCGCTAAGTGCGAAGGACTATGCTAGCGATCAGGAAGTCCGGTGGTGTCCAGGATGTGGAGATTACGCCATTCTCAAACAGGTCCAGACAGTGTTGGCCGAGCTGGAGGTGCCACGGGAGAATGTCGTGTTCATCTCTGGCATCGGCTGCTCCTCGCGCTTTCCGTACTACATGGGCACTTACGGCCTCCACGGCATCCACGGGCGTGCACCAGCTATCGCCTATGGCCTTAAGATAACCCGCCCGGAGCTCCACGTCTGGATCGTGACTGGCGACGGCGATGGCCTCTCCATCGGCGGCAACCACCTCATCCACATGCTCCGGCGCAACATGGACGTGACGATCCTTCTATTCAACAACGAAGTCTACGGCCTCACCAAGGGGCAAATCTCCCCGACCTCACGCCCAGGACAGCGCACCCCTTCCACTCCGTGGGGCTCGTTCGAGCATCCCTTCAACCCCGTCGCTCTCGCCTTCGGGGCTGGGGCAACCTTCGTTGCTCGAACGATGGACCGTGACTTGGCCCACATGCGCTCCGTCCTGAAACGCGCAGCACAGCACCGCGGAGCCGCCTTTGTGGAAATCTACCAGAACTGCCCCGTCTTCAACGACGGAGCCTTCTTCGCCTACACGGAGAAGGAGAGCAAGCCCGAGAATGCTCTCTTCGTGGAACACGGTCAACCACTCGTCTTTGGCCAGAACCGCGACAAAGGCTTCGTCCTGGAGGGAATGACCCCACGCCTGGTGGACTTCTCCGATGGACTGCCAGAAAACGTGTGGATTCACGACGAAACCGACCGAACGAAAGCAGCACTACTTGTGCAGTTGCTGGGCACGCCAGACAACGAGCTCCCACGCCCCTTTGGGGTACTCTATGCTGACCCTAGCCGACCCACCTACGAAGAACTCCTTGCTGAGCGCCGCCAGCGGCTAGCACAACGCCACCCCGCGGACTTGGAGGCGCTCCTTCGGGGCAAGAATTGGTGGGGACTCAGCTCTTAG
- a CDS encoding peptide-N-glycosidase F-related protein: protein MWLSGLLLSFSVLALWAQQTVVEVVVTERAPLVGGKQDTVVTVVCPPESVLCERVVLAYSLHRPPGGWDPWDRIAYVTVLTPTDTVEIARIMTPYQRECGWEIDVTDFRPLLTDTVRLRLFILYWAQSPGQGYLVSARLRFFLGQPGMVPYRVVKLWGNDVYRRWAYGNPKDPIDLQVPTRTILIDEDVAAVKFVALLTGHGQGNTDNAAEFSRKTHTLLVNGRAFPRLLWRDDCARNPCRPQQGTWQYNRAGWCPGDYVRPWEEEITSAIRRGDSNSIGFRFEPYVNYCSPWWDSCFIAPPPNCPDCNFNSTGHTMPWYLMSAYLVLYRQAVQSTEGAVGLKLSEWWWEAGRLIVRQAYPVLWRWELVDVLGRRLRSGQWWGQQLAIPFFGLPPGIYGLRWQCGTLIQQQLVLWNGD, encoded by the coding sequence ATGTGGCTGTCGGGGTTGCTGCTGTCATTTAGTGTTCTCGCTCTGTGGGCACAGCAGACAGTGGTGGAGGTAGTGGTAACCGAGCGGGCCCCACTTGTTGGCGGAAAACAGGACACGGTAGTGACAGTCGTCTGCCCGCCGGAATCGGTTCTGTGCGAGCGCGTTGTGCTTGCCTATTCCCTCCATCGGCCGCCAGGGGGGTGGGATCCGTGGGACCGCATCGCGTACGTCACCGTACTGACTCCAACGGATACGGTAGAGATTGCCCGGATTATGACGCCATACCAGCGGGAATGTGGCTGGGAGATTGATGTGACCGATTTCCGTCCATTGCTGACGGATACAGTCCGGCTGCGGCTCTTCATCCTCTACTGGGCCCAGAGTCCTGGGCAAGGCTACCTTGTCAGCGCTCGGCTGCGCTTCTTCTTAGGGCAGCCGGGGATGGTTCCATATCGGGTTGTGAAGCTTTGGGGGAACGACGTCTACCGTCGCTGGGCATACGGCAACCCCAAAGACCCGATAGATCTGCAAGTTCCGACACGCACGATCTTGATTGACGAAGACGTGGCGGCAGTGAAGTTTGTCGCTCTACTCACCGGCCACGGTCAAGGGAATACCGACAACGCTGCAGAGTTCTCCCGCAAGACTCACACTCTGCTCGTCAACGGTAGGGCCTTTCCAAGACTGCTGTGGCGGGACGACTGCGCTCGAAATCCCTGCCGGCCGCAGCAGGGTACTTGGCAGTACAATCGGGCAGGATGGTGTCCGGGTGACTACGTCCGCCCCTGGGAGGAAGAGATTACCAGTGCTATTCGACGCGGGGACTCCAACTCCATTGGGTTTCGCTTCGAGCCTTACGTCAACTACTGCAGCCCTTGGTGGGATAGCTGTTTCATTGCACCGCCACCGAACTGCCCCGACTGCAATTTCAACAGCACGGGGCACACCATGCCGTGGTACCTGATGAGTGCTTACTTGGTGCTGTACCGTCAAGCGGTGCAGAGCACTGAAGGGGCTGTAGGGCTAAAGCTGTCGGAATGGTGGTGGGAGGCGGGACGTCTTATTGTTCGGCAGGCGTATCCGGTGCTGTGGCGGTGGGAGCTGGTGGATGTGCTGGGACGGCGACTGCGATCGGGACAGTGGTGGGGACAGCAGTTGGCCATTCCTTTCTTCGGGTTACCCCCAGGTATCTACGGCCTTCGGTGGCAGTGTGGAACGTTAATCCAGCAGCAACTCGTCCTCTGGAACGGTGACTAA
- a CDS encoding 2-oxoacid:acceptor oxidoreductase subunit alpha, whose product MLKQRITISDVVIVFAGDSGEGMQLTGAQFAHASALQGNDIATFPNYPAEIRAPQGTLAGVSSFQLRFGSFEILTPGDACDVLVAMNAAALKTHLHLLKRGGLLIVNEAGFDRRNLRLAGYPEGVNPLTDGSLSEYQLITLNISQMVSAALADTSFSVREKERMKNMFVLGLLAWLFDRPLSQIEQLVNAKFAARDPAVAEANIRLLHAGYNFGETSELFAVRYEIPRAELPPGVYRSISGNEALVLGFVAAAQKASLKLFYAGYPITPASEVLHQMSTLLPYDVYPFQAEDEIAAICAAIGAAFGGHLGVTATSGPGFSLMSEALGLAVMLELPVVVCDIQRAGPSTGMPTKPEQADLLQALYGRHGEAPIPVLAAATPADCFQTAYEAARLALQWMTPVIVLSDAFLANGSDLWRIPSVESLPPITPPFATEEHKTNGVFHPYQRDARGVRPWAIPGMPGFEHRIGGLEKEDITGNVSYDPLNHERMVQLRAAKIERIADELPPQTVALGEPEGELAVVGWGSTYGSIYNAVQECRSQGLSVSHIHIRYLNPLPRNLGQLLRGFRRILVPELNSGQLSQLLRARYLVDARTYSKVQGVPLTVAELVSAIQETLHHD is encoded by the coding sequence ATGCTCAAGCAGCGCATTACCATTTCAGACGTCGTCATCGTCTTTGCTGGCGACTCAGGTGAGGGCATGCAGCTCACGGGAGCGCAGTTTGCCCATGCTAGCGCACTCCAGGGCAATGACATTGCTACCTTCCCAAACTACCCAGCAGAGATTCGAGCTCCCCAGGGAACTTTAGCTGGTGTTTCCAGCTTCCAGCTCCGCTTTGGCAGCTTCGAGATCCTGACGCCAGGGGATGCCTGCGACGTGCTTGTAGCGATGAACGCTGCAGCACTGAAGACCCATCTACACCTCCTGAAGCGCGGCGGCCTTCTCATCGTCAACGAGGCTGGCTTCGACCGGCGCAATCTCCGGTTGGCTGGTTATCCGGAGGGCGTGAATCCACTCACCGACGGCAGCCTGTCGGAGTACCAGCTCATCACGCTGAACATTTCGCAGATGGTCAGCGCCGCCCTTGCCGATACCTCCTTCTCCGTCCGCGAGAAGGAGCGCATGAAAAACATGTTCGTGCTGGGGTTGCTGGCGTGGCTCTTCGACCGCCCCTTGTCCCAAATTGAACAGCTAGTCAACGCGAAGTTCGCTGCCCGTGACCCAGCGGTTGCGGAGGCCAATATCCGTCTCCTCCATGCGGGATACAACTTCGGTGAGACCTCCGAACTCTTCGCGGTCCGCTACGAAATCCCGCGGGCTGAGTTGCCACCTGGTGTATACCGGAGCATTTCGGGGAACGAAGCCCTGGTGCTGGGCTTTGTAGCTGCTGCTCAGAAGGCCAGCCTGAAGCTGTTCTACGCTGGCTACCCGATTACTCCTGCCTCTGAGGTACTGCACCAGATGAGCACGCTGCTGCCGTATGACGTCTATCCCTTCCAGGCAGAGGACGAGATTGCTGCCATCTGCGCCGCCATTGGAGCGGCCTTCGGTGGACACCTAGGAGTCACGGCAACCTCAGGGCCCGGCTTCTCGCTGATGAGCGAGGCCTTAGGCTTGGCGGTCATGTTGGAGCTTCCGGTGGTCGTCTGCGACATCCAACGAGCTGGCCCGTCCACCGGCATGCCGACCAAACCTGAACAGGCTGACCTGCTACAGGCCCTCTACGGACGCCATGGTGAAGCCCCTATCCCTGTGCTAGCAGCAGCTACGCCAGCAGACTGCTTCCAGACGGCCTACGAAGCCGCTCGCCTCGCTCTCCAGTGGATGACCCCCGTTATCGTCCTCTCTGACGCCTTCCTGGCGAACGGCAGCGACCTATGGCGCATCCCTTCCGTAGAGAGCCTACCCCCGATCACACCACCGTTCGCGACAGAGGAGCACAAGACCAACGGCGTCTTCCACCCATACCAGCGCGATGCCCGCGGCGTCCGTCCATGGGCGATTCCCGGTATGCCGGGCTTCGAACATCGCATCGGCGGTCTGGAGAAAGAGGATATCACCGGCAACGTCTCCTACGATCCTCTGAACCACGAGCGGATGGTGCAGCTCCGTGCTGCCAAGATTGAACGGATCGCTGACGAGCTCCCACCACAAACCGTTGCCCTGGGCGAGCCTGAAGGGGAGTTAGCCGTTGTCGGTTGGGGTTCAACCTACGGCTCCATCTACAACGCTGTCCAGGAATGCCGAAGTCAAGGTCTATCCGTCTCCCACATCCACATCCGTTACCTTAACCCGCTGCCGCGTAACCTTGGCCAGCTCTTGCGGGGCTTCCGCCGCATCTTGGTCCCCGAACTCAACAGCGGGCAGCTCAGCCAATTGCTGCGAGCCCGCTACCTTGTGGATGCCCGAACCTACAGTAAGGTCCAGGGTGTTCCATTGACCGTCGCTGAGCTCGTCAGTGCCATCCAGGAGACTCTCCACCATGACTGA
- a CDS encoding FAD-dependent oxidoreductase, with translation MERSHYVVVVGGAVAGAEAAYQLAQRGIRVAVLEQYPLPYGKIEYGLPKWHVKLRNKEEAAIDAKLQHQLVRYVPKVRLGRDVRLTELLQWGVSAVILANGAWRDRPFPVPEAEQYIGRGFYYQNPFMAWFNLMHDPDSGVEPYEIADGAVVIGGGLASIDVAKALMMLTVEEALRRRGIETNVIEMEHGIDRILQRHGLTLQDLGIQGCTLYYRRQAQDMPLTPMPTDTPERLARAQAVRLKVLETARRRYLFNFQELRLPVGILSEGGRMVGLVLCHTRKEGDHVVPVEGTEHEVRTPLVISSIGSIPEPLPEIPMRGETYAIADPELCRIEGYDNVFAVGNAVTGRGNIQESLRHSREVMQRIVEDYLGWSAAVYEALTRDQEACVAEATVRIAQQVRERPPLTADQIQAIDERITRLWEQVGYDGDYSTWVRRHLPKRLEELLRLQVADEE, from the coding sequence ATGGAGCGCTCTCACTATGTCGTCGTGGTTGGAGGGGCAGTTGCAGGTGCCGAGGCAGCTTACCAATTGGCCCAGCGGGGCATCCGAGTAGCGGTGCTGGAGCAGTATCCGCTGCCGTACGGCAAGATTGAGTATGGCCTTCCGAAGTGGCATGTCAAGCTGCGGAACAAGGAAGAGGCCGCCATTGACGCTAAGCTCCAGCATCAGCTAGTGCGCTATGTCCCCAAAGTGCGCCTTGGAAGGGATGTCCGCTTAACCGAGCTCCTGCAGTGGGGCGTGAGCGCTGTCATCCTTGCAAACGGTGCGTGGCGTGACCGTCCCTTTCCTGTACCGGAGGCTGAGCAGTACATCGGACGCGGCTTCTACTACCAGAACCCCTTCATGGCATGGTTCAACCTCATGCACGATCCTGATAGCGGCGTTGAGCCGTACGAGATCGCCGATGGAGCTGTTGTCATCGGGGGCGGCTTGGCTTCGATCGACGTCGCGAAAGCTCTCATGATGCTGACAGTGGAGGAAGCTCTGCGGCGTCGAGGGATCGAGACCAACGTCATTGAAATGGAGCACGGCATAGACCGCATCCTGCAGCGTCACGGGCTTACCTTGCAGGATCTCGGGATTCAGGGGTGCACGCTCTACTATCGCCGGCAGGCTCAGGACATGCCGCTGACCCCGATGCCGACTGATACCCCAGAACGATTGGCACGTGCTCAGGCTGTACGCCTTAAGGTGCTGGAGACTGCCCGACGGCGGTATTTGTTCAACTTCCAGGAGCTGCGGCTGCCTGTGGGAATTCTCTCCGAAGGTGGACGCATGGTGGGGCTTGTGCTGTGCCACACCCGAAAAGAGGGCGACCATGTCGTGCCCGTGGAGGGGACCGAGCATGAAGTGCGCACACCCTTGGTCATCTCCTCTATTGGCAGCATCCCTGAGCCACTGCCGGAAATCCCGATGCGAGGAGAGACGTACGCGATTGCCGATCCAGAGCTGTGCCGCATTGAGGGCTACGATAATGTCTTCGCGGTTGGGAATGCCGTCACTGGGCGTGGCAACATCCAGGAGAGCTTGCGTCACAGCCGCGAAGTGATGCAGCGCATTGTAGAGGACTACTTAGGCTGGAGTGCAGCCGTCTATGAGGCACTCACTCGAGACCAGGAAGCATGCGTTGCCGAGGCAACGGTTCGTATTGCACAGCAGGTGCGCGAGCGTCCGCCGCTGACGGCAGATCAGATTCAGGCTATTGATGAGCGAATTACTCGCCTCTGGGAACAGGTTGGCTACGATGGGGACTACTCTACCTGG